From one Triticum aestivum cultivar Chinese Spring chromosome 4B, IWGSC CS RefSeq v2.1, whole genome shotgun sequence genomic stretch:
- the LOC123095010 gene encoding uncharacterized protein isoform X1: MEIEPLSPKLQQGSKVSFCQPGFNSFQFSQTLNQEGKGWWIWRRMKLLLWLLPSQLVDVVHDVPWREGNLEERLSRKDIDHPLSATQGWNCSLKVVVLMWKHHKNRMILQHKVSSNFI; the protein is encoded by the exons ATGGAAATAGAGCCTCTCTCCCCCAAATTGCAGCAAGGAAGTAAGG TTTCTTTTTGCCAGCCTGGATTCAATTCTTTTCAG TTTTCTCAAACCCTCAACCAAGAGGGGAAGGGGTGGTGGATATGGAGAAGGATGAAGCTCCTGTTGTGGTTGCTGCCGTCGCAACTGGTCGATGTTGTCCATGATGTGCCATGGAGGGAAGGTAATCTTGAAGAACGATTATCTCGCAAAGACATTGACCATCCACTCAGCGCAACACAAGG ATGGAATTGCAGTCTGAAAGTTGTGGTACTGATGTGGAAACACCATAAAAACCGTATGATTCTCCAACATAAAGTATCTTCTAATTT CATTTGA
- the LOC123095010 gene encoding uncharacterized protein isoform X2, translated as MEIEPLSPKLQQGSKVSFCQPGFNSFQFSQTLNQEGKGWWIWRRMKLLLWLLPSQLVDVVHDVPWREGNLEERLSRKDIDHPLSATQGI; from the exons ATGGAAATAGAGCCTCTCTCCCCCAAATTGCAGCAAGGAAGTAAGG TTTCTTTTTGCCAGCCTGGATTCAATTCTTTTCAG TTTTCTCAAACCCTCAACCAAGAGGGGAAGGGGTGGTGGATATGGAGAAGGATGAAGCTCCTGTTGTGGTTGCTGCCGTCGCAACTGGTCGATGTTGTCCATGATGTGCCATGGAGGGAAGGTAATCTTGAAGAACGATTATCTCGCAAAGACATTGACCATCCACTCAGCGCAACACAAGG CATTTGA